The region TGTCGAAGCCGACGGCGCCGATGCGCGGCGCGGTCTCGGGGGAGGCGGGCCAGTCGGCCGAGTGGCTCGTCGACGAGTGCTCGACGGTCGACGCGCTCGAGCTCGACGCGTGCCGCTACCCGGCGCCGCCTGCGACGCACGGCCGCGAGGCGTGGCTCGTCGGCGACTCGCAAGCGGTCGCGCTCGCGCCCGGCGTGCGCGCCGCGCTCGCTGGGCACGCCGACGTGCAGCTGCTCGGCCGCGAGATGTGCCCGTTCTCGAGCGCTCCGGTCGTCGCGCGCGAGCTCGGCGAGGGAGCGGCCGCGTGCGAGGAGCACGTCGCGCTCGTGCTCGAGCTCGCCGCGGAGCGGAGGCCCGACCTCGTCGTCATCACGTACGGCGCGTGGTGGGTCGGCGACGGCTACCGCCACCTCGGCGTCGACGTCGGGCGGCGCCTCGCCGAGGGCACGCTCGACCTCATGCGGCAGCTCGACGCGATCGGCGTGCGCTCGGTGTGGCTCGACAGCGCGCCGCCGTTCGCCGCCATGCAGGAGTGCCTCGACGCGGTCGCGACCGACGACGACCTCGCGACGTGCATCGCGCCCCTCGGCGACGAGGAGCTGCGGCGCCACGAGCGCATGGTCGAGACCATCTCGGCCGGCGGCGGCGACCTCGTCGACACGCTCGGCTGGTATTGCGACGTCGAGCGCCGCGCGTGTCCGCTCATCGCGGGCGGCGTCTACACCTGGACCGACGCGCACCACTTGAGCGCCGCCGGCGCGGTGCAGCGCGTCGCGCTGCTCGAGGACGCGCTGCTGCCGCGGCTGCGCGCGGAGCAGCCGGATCGCGACGCGCCGGTCGCCGACGCGACCGCGCCCGACGCGGCGCCCGGCGGCTGAGCCCCGTCAGTCCTGCTGCCAGCGCCGGCCGTCGGCGAGCCGCGACTTCGACTGCCATTCGCTCTCGCGGTCGAGCACGCGGCGGTGCTTCGTCTCGGCCCACTCCGCCGCCATGCCGGTGAGTGCCGCCTCGACGGCGGCCTGCTCCTCGGGCGTCGGCGAGCCCGCGACGACGATCATGACGGCCTCGGATGCGTCGCTCACAGCGGGATGTTCCCGTGCTTCTTCTCGGGTCGGTGCACGCGCTTCGTGCGCAACGACCGGAAGGCGCGCGTGACCATGACGCGCGTCTCGGCCGGCTCGATGATGCCGTCGAGCTCGCCGCGCTCGGCGGCGAGGAACGGCGATGCGACGTTGTAGGTGTACTCGCTCGCGAGCCGCGACCGCACCTCCGCGACGTCGTGCCCGTCGGCCTCCGCCTGCTTGATCTCATTGCGGTAGAGGATGTTGACCGCGCCCTGGCCGCCCATCACCGCGATCTCGGCCGAGGGCCACGCGATGTTGACGTCGGCGCCGAGCTGCTTCGAGCCCATGACGATGTACGCGCCGCCGTAGGCCTTGCGCGTGATGACCGTCACCATCGGCACGGTCGCCTCGGCGTAGGCGTAGAGCAGCTTCGCGCCGCGGCGGATGACGCCCGACCACTCCTGGTCGGTGCCCGGCAGGTAGCCGGGCACGTCGACGACGGTGAGGATCGGGATCGAGAACGAGTCGCAGAAGCGCACGAAGCGCGCCGCCTTCTCGCCCGCCTCGATGTTGAGGGTGCCCGCCATCTGGTTCGGCTGGTTCGCGATCACGCCGATCGTGCGGCCCTCGAGCCGGCCGAAGCCGATGACGATGTTGGGCGCGTAGAGCGGCTGCACCTCGAGGAACTCGCGGTCGTCCATGATCGTCTCGATGATCCCGAGCACGTCGTAGGGCTGGTTGGGCGAATCGGGGATGATCGTGTCGAGGCGGCGGTCGGCGTCGTTGACGACCCGCTCGGCGGTGTGGTCGTAGGCGGGCACCTCCGACTGGTTGTTGTCGGGGAGGTAGGCGAGCAGCGCGCGCACGTAGTCGAGGGCGTCGTCCTCGTCGGCGGCCAGGTAGTGGCTCACGCCCGAGACGGTGTTGTGGGTGCGGCCGCCGCCGAGCTCCTCGAAGCCGACCTCCTCGCCCGTGACCGTCTTGATCACGTCGGGGCCGGTGACGAACATGTGGCTCGACTTGTCGACCATGATCACGAAGTCGGTGAGCGCGGGAGAGTAGACCGCGCCGCCGGCCGCAGGGCCCATCACGATCGAGATCTGCGGGATGACCCCGGATGCGGCGGTGTTGCGCTTGAAGATCTCGCCGTACTTGCCGAGGGCGACGACGCCCTCCTGGATGCGCGCGCCGCCCGAGTCGAGCATGCCGACGATCGGCACGCCGACCTTCATCGCGTAGTCCTGGATCTTGATGATCTTCTCGCCGGCGACCTCGCCGAGCGAGCCGCCGAAGGTCGTGAAGTCCTGCGAGTAGACCGCCACCCGGCGGCCGTGGACCGTGCCGATGCCGGTGACGACCGCATCGCCGTAGGGGCGGTTGCCGTCCATGCCGAACGCGGTCGTGCGGTGCCGCACGTAGGCGTCGAACTCGACGAACGAGCCCGGGTCGACGAACTGCTCGACGCGCTCCCGCGCGGTCTTCTTGCCCTTCGCGCCCTGGCGCTCCTTGGCCTTCGCCTCCTTGTCGACCACCGCCTCGCCGTGGCGGCGGCGGAGGTCCTCGATCCGCGAGGCGGTCGTCGTCAGGGCGTTCGAAGCCGGCGTCTCGTGGGTCACGGATGCCACTCTAGACGGGCCCGCATGCCACGCGTTTGTGGACTCCCACAGCGATGCGCCGCAGATCGGTGGCGCTCCCCTCCATCCTCGCCCGCCGACGCGCATAGGCTGAGGGCATGCTCTTCCCCGGTGCAGCGAGGGCCACGAGCGTCATCGAGCTCGGCACGGTCGGCTCGACGTTCGACGCCGTCGACGAGCGCGCCGAGCACCTCACGACGTGGGCGACGCTCGATCAGCGCGCCGGCCGCGGGCGGCTCGGCCGCGAGTGGGTCTCGCCCGCCGGCAAGTGCCTCGCCGCGACGGTGCTCGTGCGCACGAAGCGCCTGCGCGAGGAGCAGATCGGCTGGCTGCCGCTCGCGGCGGGCCTCGCGCTCGCCGACGCGCTCGACACGCTCGTCGCCGATCGCGCGTCGATCAAGTGGCCGAACGACGTGCTCGTCGAGGGGCGGAAGGTCGCGGGGATCCTGTGCGAGCGGCGCCGGACGGGCGTCGCGGTCGGCTTCGGCGTCAACCTCACGCTCACTCGCGACGAGCTGCCGACCGAGCACGCGACCTCGCTGACCCTCGAGGGCGCGGAGGGGACCGCGCCCGTGCTCGCCGACGCCATCCTGTGCCACGTGCTGCGCTCGCTCGACGGCCTGCTGCCGGCGCTCGGCACCGAGCGGCTGCGCGTCGCGGTCGCCGCGGAGCTCGCCACGATCGGGCGCGACGTGCGCGTGGCGCTGCCGTCCGGCGAGCTGCGCGGACGAGCCGTCGGCCTCGGCCCGGGCGGCGAGCTGCAGGTCGATGTCGGTGACGGGATCGTCGACGTGCGGGCTGGCGACGTCGTGCACGTGCGGTGATGGGGGAGAATCGTCGCGTGCAAGCCGGCGACGAGCGAGTGATCGCGCGCATGCGACCGCATGGTCGCGTGCTCGTCGTGCCTGTGCTCGTGCTGTGGGCGTGCGTCGGGCTCTCGGCACTGCTGCTCGATCGCGTCGACTGGCCGCTCTGGAACGTCGCGGTGCTCACCGTCGCGGGCATCGTGGTGGCGCTGCTGACGATCGTGCCGACGCTCGCGTGGCTCTCGCGCGGCTTCGTGTTCACGACCGAGCGGGTCATCATCCGCAGCGGCTTCGGCGGCACGCGCCGAGAGACGATGCTCTCGCGCGTCCACGACGTGACCGTGCGGCGGCGCGGCCTGCAGGCGCTCTTCGGCGCCGGCGACGTGCTGCTCTCGACCGGGGGCGACCGCGCGGTCGTCCTCGCCGACGTGCCGAGCGCGTCGCTCGTGCAGCGCACGCTCTCGGAGCTGCTGGGCGCCCGCGGGCTCGCCGAGCCCGACAGGGTCGACGCGGCGTGACGCGCGCCGCGCTCGAGGGAGGACGATGAGCTCCATGCAGATCGCCGTGATCGGATGCGGCTACCTGGGCGCCGTGCACGCCGCCTCGATGGCCTCGCTCGGCTTCGAGACGATCGGCGTCGACGTCGACGCGTCGAAGGTCGAGCGGCTGGGCCGCGGCGAGCCGCCGTTCTTCGAGCCGGGGCTCCCCGAGCTGCTGCGCGCGGGTGTCGGGGCCGGTCGCCTCCGCTTCACGACCGACGTCGCAGAGGCCGCCGGGAGCGACGTCGTCTTCATCGCCGTCGGCACGCCGCAGCTGCCCGGCTCCGACGCCGCCGACCTCGCCTTCGTCGACGCGGCGATCGCGTCGCTCGAGCCGCACCTCGGCGCCGGCATGCTCGTGGTCGGCAAGTCGACCGTGCCGGTCGGCACCGCGGCGCGGCTCGCCGAGGTCGTGCGGCCGACGGGGGCGCGCCTCGCCTGGAATCCCGAGTTCCTGCGCGAGGGCTTCGCCGTCCAGGACACGCTCGCGCCGGACCGGCTCGTCTACGGCGTCGAGCCGGGCGACGACGCGGCGGTCGAGCGCCTCGACGCGGTGTACGCCTCGGTGCTCGAACGCGGCACCGAGCGGCTCGTGCTCGACTTCGCGACGGCCGAGCTCGTGAAGGTGAGCGCGAACGCGTTCCTCGCCACCAAGATCTCGTTCATCAACGCCATGGCCGAGCTCGCCGAGACGGTCGGCGCCGACGTGACGCTGCTCGCAGACGCGATCGGCCTCGACGCGCGCATCGGCCGACGCTTCCTCAACGCGGGCCTCGGCTTCGGCGGCGGCTGCCTGCCGAAGGACATCCGCGCGTTCCAGGCTCGCGCGAGCGAGCTCGGGCACGCCGACACGCTCGCGTTCCTCGGCGAGGTCGACCGCATCAACCTGCGCCGCCGCGACCGCATGGCAGCGCTCATCGAGCGCGAGCTCGACGCCGTCGGCGGCGACCGCGTCGCGATGCTCGGGCTCGCGTTCAAGCCCGACAGCGACGACGTGCGCGACTCGCCGGCGCTCGAGGTCTGCCGCCGGCTGCAGCGCGCGGGCCGCTCCGTCGTGGGCTTCGATCCGCAGGCCCGCGAGACGGCCAGCCGCATGCTGCCCTCGCTCGAGATCGTCGGCTCCGTCGCCGACGCGGTGCGAGACGCGGACGTGCTCGCGCTCGGCACCGAGTGGCGTGAGTTCCGGGACCTCGACCCCGTCGAGGTCGCCCGGTGGACACAAGCGCGCGTCGTCGTCGACGGCCGCAACACGCTCGACGCCGCCCGGTGGTCCGCCGCCGGCTTCCGCGTCGTCGGGCTCGGCAAGCCGGAGGTGCAACCAGCATGATCGCCAGCATGAGCGTAGGTGTGGTGGGCGGCGGGCAGCTGGCCCGCATGATGATCCCGGCGGCGGTGGAGCTCGGCATCGAGCTGCGCGTGCTCGCCGAGGCCGATGGCATGTCGGCCGCGCTCGCGGCGACCGCGGTCGGCGACTACCGCGACGCCGAGACGGTGCTCGCCTTCGCGGAGGGCGTCGACGTCGTCACGTTCGACCACGAGCACGTGCCGCAGGACGTGCTGCGCGCGCTCGTCGACGCGGGGCATCGCGTGCACCCCGGGCCCGACGCGCTGCGCTTCGCGCAGGACAAGCGCGCCATGCGCGAGCGCATGGCCGAGCTCGGCGCGCCGCAGCCCGACTGGGCCCCCGTCGACTCCCGCGCCGACCTCGAGCGCTTCCTCGCCGACCACGGTGGCGTCGGCGTCGTGAAGACCGCGACGGGCGGCTACGACGGCAAGGGCGTGCGCGTCGTGCGCGCCGCGGCCGAGGCCGACGACTGGCTCGACGGCGCGGCGGCGGGAGGCCCCCGGCTGCTCGTCGAGGAGCTCGTGCCCTTCTCGCGCGAGCTCGCGCAGCTCGTCGCGCGCCGTCCCTCGGGCGAGACGCTCGTGTGGCCGCTCGTGCAGACCGTGCAGCGCGACTCCATCTGCGCCGAGGTGCTCGCTCCCGCCCGGCACGCCGAGCGCATCCAGCCGCTCGTCGACGACATCGCGCGCGGCATCGCCGACGGGCTCTGCGTCACGGGCGTGCTCGCGGTCGAGCTGTTCGAGACGAGCGACGGGCGCGTGCTCGTCAACGAGCTCGCGATGCGGCCCCACAACTCGGGCCACTGGACGATCGACGGCTCGATCACGAGCCAGTTCGAGCAGCACCTCCGCGCGGTGCTCGACCTGCCGCTCGGCTCGACCGCCCTGCTCGCGCCCGCGAGCGTCATGATCAACGTCATCGGGGGGCCCGCGTCGGGCTCGATGACCGACCGCTACCGCGCGGCGCTCCACGCGCATCCGGACGTCAAGGTGCACTCCTACGCGAAGGCGACGAGGCCGGGCCGCAAGGTCGGCCACGTCACCGCGATCGGCGACGACCTCGACGAGGTCGCCTACCGGGCGCGCGCGGCCGCCGCGCACTTCGACGACTGAGGAGTCGGCTCCTCGGCGTCGACTCGGAGCGCTGCGCGCGGCGGATGCGTCGGGGCGGCGAGGCGATAGGCCGTCCATGGCGAGCGTGCGTACCCTGGAGCCCATGCGTTCGCAGGTCAGCATCATCATGGGATCGGACTCCGACTGGCGGGTCATGGAGGCGGCGAAGGCCGTGCTCGACGAGCTCGGCGTCCCCTCCGAGGTCGATGTCGTCTCGGCGCACCGCACCCCCGACAAGATGGTCGAGTTCGCGCGCGGCGCCGCCGACCGCGGCGTGCGCGTAATCATCGCCGGCGCCGGCGGGGCGGCGCACCTGCCCGGCATGGTCGCCTCGATGACGCGACTGCCCGTCATCGGCGTGCCGGTGCCGCTCGAGCGCCTCGACGGTCTCGACAGCCTGCTCTCGATCGTGCAGATGCCTGCGGGCATCCCCGTCGCGACCGTCTCGATCGGCGGTGCCCGGAATGCCGGCATCCTCGCCGCGCGCATCCTCGGCACGACCGACGACGCGCTCGCCGCGCGCCTCGACGCCTTCGCCGCCGACCTCGAGCGACAGGTCGGCGAGAAGGCCGAGGCGCTCCGCGGACGCGTGGACGCGAGCGCATGACGCTGCTGCAGGCAGCCAACCCGATCCGCGAGCCCGACGCACGTCGCCCGGAGGTCATGGAGCGACGTGGCTGGTGGCTCGTGCTGCTGGGCTTCGTGCTCCCCGGCAGCGCCCAGGTGCTCGCGGGCAGCCGCCGGCTCGGCCGCATCGGGATCGGCGCGACGATGGCGCTCCTCGCGCTCGGCGCGCTCGCCGCGATCCTGTGGTTCGCCTGGCGCTCGGCGCTGCTGACGCTCGTCGGCAACTCGATCGGCCTGCTCGTCGTCGAGGTGCTGCTCATCGCCTACGCCGTGCTCTGGCTCGTGCTCGGGTTCGACACGCTGCGCCTGGCTCGGCTCGGCAAGGTGCGCGGCGGAGCGCGAGCCGCGATCGCGGCCGTCGCCGTGCTCGCGACGGTCGCGCCCGCGGCGCTCGCGGGCTACGGCGCGAGCGTCGTCGACGCATCCCGGGGCCTCGTCACGAACCTCTTCGACTTCGCGCGCCCCGCGGTGGAGCCCGTCGACGGCCGCTACACCTTCCTGCTGCTCGGTGGCGACGCGGGCGACGACCGCGAGGGGCGGCGCGCCGACTCGATGACGGTCGTCACCGTGAACGCCGCGTCGGGTGCGGCGACGATGATCGGGGTGCCCCGCAACCTGCGGAACGCGCCGTTCTCGGCGGACTCGCCCATGTGGGGGCCGTGGCCCGACGGCTTCGACTGCGCGTCGAGCGACTGCCTGCTCAACGGCACCTACACCTACGGCGAGGCGCACCCCGAGCTCTACCCCGACGCAGAGGCGCGTGGCTCGAGCCCCGGCATCGAGGCGACCCGCGACGCGGTCGAGGGCGTGACGGGCATCCCCATCCAGTTCTTCGTGCTCGTCGACATGTCGGGCTTCGAGCAGCTCGTCGACGCACTCGGCGGCCTCGAGCTCGAGGTGACGGAGCGCGTGCCGATCGCGATCGAGGGCGGGCCCGTCGAGGAGTGGATCGAGCCGGGCACGCAGCGCATGGACGGCTACCACGCGCTCTGGTACGCCCGCAGCCGCGCCGGCTCCTCCGACTACGCGCGCATGGAGCGGCAGCGGCAGGTGCAGGAGGCGCTCATCCGCGAGTTCACGCCGCAGACGCTGCTGACGAAGTACACCGAGCTCTCGGCGGCAGGTCAGGACATGGTGCAGACCGACATCCCGCAGGCGATGATCGGCGGCCTCTCCGAGCTCGCGCTCGAGACGCGGGCGCTGCCCATCACGAACCTCGAGCTCGTGCCACCGCAGGTCAACACGGGCGACCCGGACTACGACGCCATCCACGCGATGGTGCAGGCGGCGCTCGCCGAAGCCGATGCGCTCGCGCCGCCGACGGGAGAACCGGCGGAGTCACCGCAGCCGTAGGGGCAGCGGCTCGGCGCGTCAGTGGCGCTCGAGCAGGTCTCTCGCGACGTCGTAGGCGCCGCGCGAGAAGCGCCGGTACCGGCCGGCGGCGATGCCGCGGAGCACGCCGGGGATGCGCAGCGCCCGGGCGTCGGGCAGCGCGGCTCGCGAGCGCTCGTGGCGCGCCTTCTCGACGAGCCGCTCGAGCTCCTCGCCGCTCGCGAGGCCCCGGCGCGCCGCCTCCGTCGCGAGCTGCTCCGCCCGCGCGGCCTTCTGCGCGTGCTTGCCGGAGTCCGGCTCGAGCACGCGGCGCAGCTTGCCGACGAGGCTCAGCCGCTGCACCCCGATCGCGTTCCCGCCGTGCTGGCGGTAGTCGATGGTCGGCTCGGGCACGTAGCGGACGCCGTCGCCGAGCGCGGCGCACACGGCGAGCCACTCGTCGTGGATCCAGGCGGGCGGCACGGGGAGCGCCGCGACCGCGGCCTCGCGCCGCACGATCGCGGTCGCGCCCGTCACGAGGTTCCGCCGCAGCAGCGCATCGATCGCGCGCCCCTCCTCGAGCGCGGCGCGCTCCCACGCCGACATCTCGAGCGACGCCTCGAGCGTCGAGCCGAGCGGCGCGCCGTCGGCGCCGACGAGCCGCGCGTCGGAGTGCACGAGCGCGACGCCCTCGAGGTGAGGCAGCAGCCGCTCGAGCCGGTCGGGGTGCCACACGTCGTCCTGGTCGCTCAGCGCGACGACGTCGCCGCTCGTCGCCGCGATCGCGTCGGCGAAGTTCGCGGCGACGCCGAGCGGCGAGTCATGGCGACGGATGCGGATGGGCACGTCGGTCTCGCTCGCCACGCGCCGCACGACGTCGAGCGTGCCGTCGGTCGAGGCGTCGTCGCCGATGACGATCTCGCTCACCGGTCGCGACTGGCCGAGGATGCTGCGCAGCTGCTCCTCGATCCACCGCTCGCCCTGGTGGGTGCAGAGGGCGACGCTGACGCGCTCGCTCACAGCTCGGCGTGTAGCTGCCACACCTGGCGGGCAGCCGTCTCCCACGTGAACGCGCTCGCGCGGTCCTGCGCGAGCAGCCCGAGCCGCGCGCGCTCGGCGTCGTCGGTGAGCAGATCGGCGAGGGCCCCGGCGAGCTCGTGCGGACCGCCCTCGACCGCGACGCTCGCACCGCTCGCGATCTCGACGAGGGAGCGGGTCGCGGGGTGCACCGTGGGCGTGCCGAGCGCGGAGGCGTCGAGGAGCGAGAGCCCGAGCGCATCCTGCTCGGCGACGTGCAGGTGGGCGAGCGCCCGGCGGTGGGCGAGCGCGAGCTCGGCGTCGTCGAGCTGGCCGAGCATCACGAGCCGGCCGGCGGGGATGCCCGCCTCGACCGCGAGGCCCGCGAGCCTCGACTCGCCCCACTGCACCGGGCCGGCGACGACGACCCGCACATCCGGCATCCTCGGGCTCGCGATCGTCTCGATCAGCCGGCGCGCCTGGCCGAGCGCGCCCGGGTTCGTGATGGCGAGCACGAACTCGTCCGGCAGCGACAGCGCGGCGTCCGACCCGGCCGCGCGCAGCAGTGCGGACGACGGGGCGGGATGCACGACGCGCACCCGGTCGCCGGTCTCGTGCATCAGCGAGAGGTCCTCGGCGATCGCGGTCGATGGCACGACGATCCCGTCGGCGAGCTGCAGCGCGCGTCGCAGCGCCCGGTCGAACCACTGCTGCTTGCGCTTCGAGCGGTCCGAGAGCGGCTGCAGCCCATGCACCGTCACCGTCACCTGATCGCCGGGCGACGGTTCGCGCCGCAGCGGCGCCATGAGGCTCGTCGCATGCACGAGGCCCCGCACGGGGAGCGTCGTGAGCGAGTGCAGCCACGCCTCGCGCAGCTCGCGGGCCGGCACCGCCGTGCGGCGGAGCTCGGCGAGGCCGGGCAGCTGCGCCTCGGCGCGCGCGGCCCGACCGTCGCTCAGCTTCGCGGCGATCGCAGCGACCTCGATGCCGGTGGGCGCCGTCGCGGTGAGCGCGCGCGCCATCTCGGTCGAGTAGCGGCCGACCATCGTCGGGGTGCGATCCCCGACCTCGTCGAGCACGACCGTCAACCTGGTGGTCATGGCGCTCCCGCTCCCGTCTCGGTCGGAACCCCCATCCTATCCGGCGGGGCCGCCGGGCTCAGCGGGTGCCGAAGTCGAGCACGTAGTACCAGGAGCCGTTCGAGCCGCGGTCGACACCGATGCCGATGTGGGTGAAGCTCGCGCGGAGGATGTTGTTCCGGTGCCCCTCCGACGCCATCCACGCGCTCATGATGCGCGCGGGGTCCGGGCTCCCGCTGCTCGTCCGGCCGACGTTCTCGCCCCAGCCGCGGAGCGAGCACGCGCGCGCGTCGGCCGTGAGCGACGGGTTGTGCGCCGAGCCGGCGAGGTTGCCGTCGGCCATCGCGCCCGCCCAGCCGCCCGCCATGCGGGTGAGGCAGCCGTCCGCGACGAGTGGGCGCACGCCTGCGGCGGCGCGCTCGCGGTTGATGCGATCGAGCAGATCGCTCGTCGAGGCGTTGACCGCTCCGCACGGCACGAGCGCGGCGGCGACGGGGGAGACGGTCGTCACGCCGCCGAGCACGGTGATGCCGCGGCTGCCGACGCGGTCGCGCTCCGCAGCGACCGAGCCGCTCGATGCGCAGCCGGGCGTCGTGAGGTAGAGCGGCTCGCCGCGGAGCCCCGCGTACACCGCGCCGACGAGGCCGTCGGGGAAGTCGGTGCCGCTCGCGAGCACGAGCTGGCCCCCGCTGCGCGCGGGAGTGAAGCGCTGGTTGATCTGCACCGCCGTCTCGTAGCGGTCGGCTCCCGGGAAGCGCGTGACCGAGCGGCCCGTGCTCGCGAGCAGCGACTGCACGTCGTCGCCGACGCTCGCGACGCTCCCGGGGATGTGGAAGCGCTCGACGCCGCTCACGCGCGCGCTGAGGTGCTGGCGGAACGCCGCGTCGTCGCCGAGGGTGAGCACGAGCCCGTGGCCGTCACGGGCTGCGACGGCCCCCGCCGCGAGGGCGTCGGGGAAGGTGGCTCCGCTCGCGACCCAGATGTCGCGCACGGGCGTGCGCTCGCGCATGCGGTCGAGCAGCAGCATCGACGTCTCCACTCGGCCGGCGCCGCCGATGCGCGTGACGCTCGCTTGCGGTGCGGTCTGCGCGGCCTGCGCCGCGACGGCGGCGGAGAGCGTCGCCTCCGAGCCGAGGATGACGACCTCCTCGGGCGCGAGTCGAGCGATCTGCGCCTGAACCGATGCCGGGATGCCGTCTGGGCGAACGAGCAACAGGTGCGCTCCTTCCGCAGCCGCGACGGGCGCGGCCGCGAGCGCATCGGGGAAGGAAGCGCCGGACGCGAGGAAGACCGCGTCGCCGGGCGGTAGCTGCCGCGATGCGAGCACGCTCGTCTCGAAGCGATCGGCCCCGTCGAGGCGCGCATCGGCGGCTTGGGCTGCCGGAGCTGGGCCGAGGAGCGCGGAGCCGACGACCGCGACAGCGAGGGATGAGAGCGCGAGACGGCGCATAGAGCTCGATTCATCGAAGGATGGGGTACAAAAGTTTTACTCTGCAGGCAGATTTGCGCCATGTCAAGGGCCATCTGTTGGCTCGCGGACCGGCTCGCTATGGTCGAGGCGATGGAACCACGAGACCAAGGCCGAGCGGCGATGCCGTCCAGCTCAGGGGCGGCACGCAGGTCGATCGCTCGTCTCCGAGGCGCCCTGCGCCGAGCGGCCGTCCGCTGGGCGGGGCTGCCTCACTCGGAGGGGACGGTCGACAGCCCGGATGCCGCCCTCGCCGGCGACATCACGCGGCTCTGGCTGCGCTGCGCGCTGTCGCGCCGGCCGCTCACCGCGAACGGGGGTGCTGCCGTCGTCTGCATGACCACGCACGGCGATCGAGTCGCTCACGCCTGGCTGGCGATCGAGTCGATCGCTCGGGGTGAAGAGCTCCCCGTGCGGTTCGTCCTCTGGCTCGAGGAGGGGACTGCGCTCACCTGGCGACTCCGACGCCAGCGGCGACGCGGACTCGAGGTGCGCTGGGTGGCGAGCGGCTACGGCGTCCACACGAAGCACCGCGGCTACGCGGCGAGCGCGAGCGCGCACCGGCTGCCGATGGTCGTCTGCGACGACGACATCGTCTATCCGCCCTCCTGGCTCTCGGGACTCCTGGCGGCGAGGGCGCGGCACCCCGGACACGTCGTCGCCTTCCGCTGCCACGCGATGCGGTTCCGGGGCGATCGACTGGCCCCGTACACCGAGTGGCCCACGTTCGACACAGCGCTGCCGAGCTTCGCCGCGTTCGCGACGTCGGTCTCGGGGCAGCTGCTGCCCCCGCAGCTCGTCGATGCCTTGCGCGACGCGGGGGACGCCTTCCTCGAGTCGGCGCCGACGGCTGATGACGTCTGGCTGCACAGGCTGTCGGTCGAGCACGGCTTCCGCACCGCGCAGGTCGAGCGCCATCCGGTGCACTTCCCGTTCATCCCGGGGAGCCAGACGAGCGGCCTGAATGCGCACAACGTCTGGTCCGGTGGCAACGACCAGCAGCTCGCTCGCACGCACGGTCCAGTGCTGGCCGCAATCCGCGCGGACGCCGAACGAGACATGCGGCTCTCGCGCGATTGATACGCTGAACCGCACCTCCCCCGATCGGAAAGCAGGGCAATGCGCGGGATCATCCTCGCCGGCGGCTCCGGCACGCGGCTGTGGCCCATCACCAAGGGCATCTCCAAGCAGCTCATGCCCATCTACGACAAGCCGATGGTCTACTACCCGCTGTCGACGCTCATGATGGCCGACATCCGAGAGGTGCTCGTCATCACGACGCCCGAGTACAACGATCAGTTCCGCGCGCTGCTCGGCGACGGGTCGGAGCTCGGCATGCAGATCGAGTACGCGGTGCAGCCGAGCCCCGACGGGCTCGCGCAGGCCTTCATCATCGGCGAGGAGTTCATCGGCGACGAGTCGGTCGCGCTCGTGCTCGGCGACAACATCTTCCACGGCACCGGGCTCGGCTCGAGCCTGCGCCGGCACGGCGACATCGACGGCGGCCTCATCTTCGCCTACCAGGTGGCCGACCCGGCTGCC is a window of Agrococcus sp. Marseille-Q4369 DNA encoding:
- a CDS encoding 5-(carboxyamino)imidazole ribonucleotide synthase; this encodes MSVGVVGGGQLARMMIPAAVELGIELRVLAEADGMSAALAATAVGDYRDAETVLAFAEGVDVVTFDHEHVPQDVLRALVDAGHRVHPGPDALRFAQDKRAMRERMAELGAPQPDWAPVDSRADLERFLADHGGVGVVKTATGGYDGKGVRVVRAAAEADDWLDGAAAGGPRLLVEELVPFSRELAQLVARRPSGETLVWPLVQTVQRDSICAEVLAPARHAERIQPLVDDIARGIADGLCVTGVLAVELFETSDGRVLVNELAMRPHNSGHWTIDGSITSQFEQHLRAVLDLPLGSTALLAPASVMINVIGGPASGSMTDRYRAALHAHPDVKVHSYAKATRPGRKVGHVTAIGDDLDEVAYRARAAAAHFDD
- a CDS encoding acyl-CoA carboxylase subunit beta, with the protein product MTHETPASNALTTTASRIEDLRRRHGEAVVDKEAKAKERQGAKGKKTARERVEQFVDPGSFVEFDAYVRHRTTAFGMDGNRPYGDAVVTGIGTVHGRRVAVYSQDFTTFGGSLGEVAGEKIIKIQDYAMKVGVPIVGMLDSGGARIQEGVVALGKYGEIFKRNTAASGVIPQISIVMGPAAGGAVYSPALTDFVIMVDKSSHMFVTGPDVIKTVTGEEVGFEELGGGRTHNTVSGVSHYLAADEDDALDYVRALLAYLPDNNQSEVPAYDHTAERVVNDADRRLDTIIPDSPNQPYDVLGIIETIMDDREFLEVQPLYAPNIVIGFGRLEGRTIGVIANQPNQMAGTLNIEAGEKAARFVRFCDSFSIPILTVVDVPGYLPGTDQEWSGVIRRGAKLLYAYAEATVPMVTVITRKAYGGAYIVMGSKQLGADVNIAWPSAEIAVMGGQGAVNILYRNEIKQAEADGHDVAEVRSRLASEYTYNVASPFLAAERGELDGIIEPAETRVMVTRAFRSLRTKRVHRPEKKHGNIPL
- a CDS encoding UDP-glucose/GDP-mannose dehydrogenase family protein: MQIAVIGCGYLGAVHAASMASLGFETIGVDVDASKVERLGRGEPPFFEPGLPELLRAGVGAGRLRFTTDVAEAAGSDVVFIAVGTPQLPGSDAADLAFVDAAIASLEPHLGAGMLVVGKSTVPVGTAARLAEVVRPTGARLAWNPEFLREGFAVQDTLAPDRLVYGVEPGDDAAVERLDAVYASVLERGTERLVLDFATAELVKVSANAFLATKISFINAMAELAETVGADVTLLADAIGLDARIGRRFLNAGLGFGGGCLPKDIRAFQARASELGHADTLAFLGEVDRINLRRRDRMAALIERELDAVGGDRVAMLGLAFKPDSDDVRDSPALEVCRRLQRAGRSVVGFDPQARETASRMLPSLEIVGSVADAVRDADVLALGTEWREFRDLDPVEVARWTQARVVVDGRNTLDAARWSAAGFRVVGLGKPEVQPA
- the purE gene encoding 5-(carboxyamino)imidazole ribonucleotide mutase codes for the protein MRSQVSIIMGSDSDWRVMEAAKAVLDELGVPSEVDVVSAHRTPDKMVEFARGAADRGVRVIIAGAGGAAHLPGMVASMTRLPVIGVPVPLERLDGLDSLLSIVQMPAGIPVATVSIGGARNAGILAARILGTTDDALAARLDAFAADLERQVGEKAEALRGRVDASA
- a CDS encoding acyl-CoA carboxylase subunit epsilon; amino-acid sequence: MSDASEAVMIVVAGSPTPEEQAAVEAALTGMAAEWAETKHRRVLDRESEWQSKSRLADGRRWQQD
- a CDS encoding PH domain-containing protein, which encodes MQAGDERVIARMRPHGRVLVVPVLVLWACVGLSALLLDRVDWPLWNVAVLTVAGIVVALLTIVPTLAWLSRGFVFTTERVIIRSGFGGTRRETMLSRVHDVTVRRRGLQALFGAGDVLLSTGGDRAVVLADVPSASLVQRTLSELLGARGLAEPDRVDAA
- a CDS encoding biotin--[acetyl-CoA-carboxylase] ligase, with translation MLFPGAARATSVIELGTVGSTFDAVDERAEHLTTWATLDQRAGRGRLGREWVSPAGKCLAATVLVRTKRLREEQIGWLPLAAGLALADALDTLVADRASIKWPNDVLVEGRKVAGILCERRRTGVAVGFGVNLTLTRDELPTEHATSLTLEGAEGTAPVLADAILCHVLRSLDGLLPALGTERLRVAVAAELATIGRDVRVALPSGELRGRAVGLGPGGELQVDVGDGIVDVRAGDVVHVR